A single region of the Arthrobacter sp. V1I7 genome encodes:
- a CDS encoding sucrase ferredoxin has protein sequence MNSDLDSDFATVAATERFFCSEGARLRGDPIAGTASHGGIWVLIEYRGGWPLNGFEGLGLEPETKALVLSATKAARARVLLVRRPGPRRREGQSHWAVLHHEDSGAYRQQWGTWGKDEDLAEIARALSLPGTLGYPPVILVCTHSQHDQCCAVWGRPVGRALSERWPELVWECSHVGGDRFAANVVVAPDGVYYGNLDGGSSVATIEEHLAGRIHAEHLRGYTDLFPAQQTAVAATLRRFGPAGRNDYRVVETSRDGDHWRIHITGSPPHPARIDIELHAHRGPPCRLTCRGPAMSSAMVYEVISIRAV, from the coding sequence TTGAACAGTGATCTAGACAGTGACTTCGCCACAGTGGCGGCCACGGAGCGCTTCTTCTGCTCTGAAGGCGCCCGGTTGCGCGGCGACCCGATTGCAGGCACAGCGTCGCACGGCGGCATCTGGGTCCTCATCGAGTACCGGGGCGGGTGGCCTCTCAATGGCTTCGAAGGGCTTGGTCTCGAGCCTGAGACCAAAGCACTCGTGCTCTCCGCCACGAAGGCGGCGCGGGCGCGGGTGCTGCTGGTGAGACGGCCCGGCCCCCGCCGCCGTGAGGGTCAGAGCCATTGGGCAGTACTGCACCATGAGGATTCGGGCGCCTATCGTCAGCAATGGGGAACGTGGGGCAAGGATGAGGATCTGGCGGAGATTGCGAGAGCCCTCAGCCTCCCCGGAACGCTCGGCTATCCGCCCGTCATCCTGGTCTGCACTCACAGTCAACATGACCAATGCTGTGCCGTGTGGGGACGGCCCGTGGGACGCGCGCTGAGTGAGCGGTGGCCGGAGCTGGTGTGGGAATGTTCGCATGTAGGAGGTGACAGGTTCGCAGCCAACGTCGTGGTTGCACCCGACGGTGTCTACTACGGAAATCTGGACGGGGGGTCGTCCGTCGCCACGATCGAAGAACACCTCGCGGGCCGTATCCACGCGGAGCATTTGCGCGGATACACGGATCTCTTCCCAGCACAGCAGACCGCCGTCGCGGCCACGCTCAGGCGTTTCGGCCCGGCCGGCCGGAATGACTACAGGGTGGTCGAGACCTCCCGCGACGGTGATCATTGGCGGATCCACATCACCGGATCCCCTCCTCACCCGGCGCGTATCGACATCGAACTGCATGCTCACCGCGGCCCGCCGTGCCGGTTGACCTGCCGCGGACCGGCAATGAGCTCGGCCATGGTCTACGAGGTCATTTCGATCCGCGCAGTCTAA
- a CDS encoding cupin domain-containing protein, translating into MSTTRKDCQDPDALESGGVLETRLIKIGRERFADDVWGRTALLTRGASDFSDLFSAEAVDELVSRRGLRTPFLRVAKGGSTFPDSSFTSPAGVGATISDQLDDTALWRKFADGATLVLQALHRTWEPVTDFSSRLSTELGHPVQANAYITPPQNRGFDDHYDVHDVFVLQIEGTKRWIIHEPVHTDPLRDQPWTDRRSTVAEAAKGEAYINTVLDPGDVLYLPRGWLHAAQAQGEVSIHLTLGIHSWTRYALAEQLAQAALAVLCDDPEMRRTLPLGVDGPNGQIDVVRERLAAAVVEAETSSLFHRTRRGQGRPAPLGPLAQLAAVGGLSPESVVRLRDALEARLEGLRLTTRVGWLDFPATDLPSVTRLLDGEIHTASDLGVELVERLLRAGVLVPVEQ; encoded by the coding sequence TTGAGCACCACCCGCAAGGACTGTCAGGACCCCGACGCCTTGGAAAGCGGCGGGGTCCTGGAGACACGCCTGATTAAGATTGGCCGTGAGAGGTTCGCCGACGACGTCTGGGGGCGCACGGCGCTGCTCACTCGTGGCGCAAGCGACTTCTCCGATCTGTTCTCTGCCGAGGCCGTCGACGAACTGGTCTCGCGCCGGGGACTGCGCACACCTTTTCTCCGCGTTGCCAAGGGCGGCTCTACATTTCCCGACTCGTCATTCACCTCTCCCGCCGGCGTCGGCGCCACCATCTCTGACCAGCTCGACGACACAGCGCTTTGGCGCAAATTCGCGGACGGTGCCACGCTCGTGCTGCAGGCACTGCACCGCACATGGGAGCCTGTCACGGACTTCAGCAGCAGGCTAAGCACCGAGCTCGGACATCCGGTGCAGGCCAATGCCTACATCACGCCGCCTCAGAACCGTGGGTTCGACGATCACTACGACGTGCACGACGTCTTCGTCCTGCAGATCGAGGGGACAAAACGCTGGATCATCCATGAGCCGGTTCACACAGACCCGTTGCGTGATCAACCCTGGACGGATCGCCGCTCCACCGTGGCCGAGGCCGCGAAAGGCGAGGCCTATATCAACACGGTGCTTGATCCAGGGGATGTCCTTTACCTGCCGCGTGGCTGGTTGCATGCCGCACAGGCGCAGGGCGAAGTCTCCATCCACCTCACGCTTGGAATCCACAGTTGGACCCGCTACGCATTGGCCGAACAGCTCGCCCAGGCCGCGCTCGCAGTGTTGTGCGACGATCCTGAGATGCGCCGTACATTGCCATTGGGCGTCGACGGACCAAACGGGCAGATCGACGTCGTGCGTGAGCGGCTCGCCGCTGCTGTCGTTGAGGCTGAAACCAGTTCTTTGTTCCACCGCACCCGGCGAGGACAGGGTCGCCCGGCACCGCTGGGACCGCTGGCCCAGCTCGCGGCTGTCGGCGGCCTAAGCCCCGAGTCTGTGGTCCGGCTTCGCGATGCACTGGAAGCACGGCTAGAGGGATTGCGCCTGACCACGCGCGTGGGTTGGCTCGACTTCCCAGCGACCGATCTGCCTTCTGTAACGCGCCTGCTCGACGGGGAGATTCACACCGCGAGTGATCTCGGCGTCGAACTCGTTGAAAGACTGTTGCGCGCGGGGGTCCTCGTTCCCGTTGAACAGTGA
- the ppsA gene encoding phosphoenolpyruvate synthase, whose protein sequence is MTKDVLWFSELGLKDLDRVGGKNASLGEMVQNLTSAGVLVPDGFATTADAYRSFLADSGLDQKIVDRLVGLDTDDVTALAAAGQEIRELMRRTPFLPDFEAQIRDFYQQLVDRHDGSEDLSWAVRSSATAEDLPDASFAGQQETFLNVRGIENILLAIKDVFASLYNDRAIAYRVHHKFEHAEVALSAGIQRMVRSDVGASGVMFTMDTESGFRDAVFVTSSYGLGEAVVQGAVNPDEFYVYKPALEAGRPAILKRGLGEKALQMTYTTNTEVGRTIDLIPVNTSMRNRFSISDDDVEQLARHALAIENHYGRPMDIEWGKDGVDGNLYILQARPETVQSRRASGSLSRFRLNGTSQVLAEGRAIGQRIGAGKVRILNAIDQMATFQTGDVLVADMTDPDWEPIMKRASAIVTNRGGRTCHAAIIARELGIPAVVGTGDATHVLADGREVTVSCADGETGVIYEGLLDFSVEETEVTHLPEAPVKVMMNVGTPEQAFTFAQLPNHGVGLARLEFIINRQIGIHPKALLNLDTQPEDVAAEIRERIAAYDSPRDYYIKRLAEGVSTIAAAFAPEPVIVRMSDFKSNEYANLIGGPAYEPHEENPMLGFRGASRYLDPSFRDCFDLECEALSFVRNEMGLTNVKLMIPFVRTLDEARGVIALLAENWLVRGENGLEVIMMCEIPSNALLAGDFLEYFDGFSIGSNDMTQLSLGLDRDSATVAAGFDERDPAVKKLLSMAIKACKERGKYVGICGQGPSDHADFAEWLVSEGIDSVSLNPDTVVDTWLRLARTAVGAEAS, encoded by the coding sequence ATGACGAAAGACGTACTTTGGTTTTCCGAGCTTGGACTGAAGGACCTGGACCGCGTAGGCGGAAAGAACGCCTCCTTGGGCGAGATGGTCCAGAACCTGACCTCTGCCGGGGTCCTTGTCCCCGACGGCTTCGCAACAACAGCGGATGCCTACCGCAGCTTCCTGGCAGATTCCGGCTTGGACCAAAAGATTGTCGACCGGCTGGTGGGCCTGGACACTGACGACGTCACTGCCCTTGCCGCCGCGGGCCAGGAAATCCGCGAACTCATGCGCCGGACGCCTTTCCTGCCTGACTTTGAAGCGCAGATCCGGGATTTTTACCAGCAGCTGGTGGACAGGCACGACGGCTCCGAGGACCTTTCCTGGGCCGTCCGTTCCAGCGCTACCGCCGAAGACCTTCCTGACGCCTCCTTCGCCGGCCAGCAGGAGACCTTCCTGAATGTCCGCGGCATCGAGAACATCCTGCTCGCCATCAAGGATGTGTTCGCGTCCCTTTACAACGACCGCGCCATTGCCTACCGCGTGCACCACAAGTTCGAACATGCCGAGGTGGCGCTCTCGGCAGGGATCCAGCGTATGGTCCGTTCCGACGTCGGGGCCTCCGGCGTCATGTTCACCATGGACACAGAGTCCGGGTTCCGCGATGCCGTGTTCGTCACGTCCTCCTACGGCCTCGGCGAGGCCGTCGTCCAAGGCGCCGTAAACCCCGACGAGTTCTATGTTTACAAGCCTGCACTGGAGGCTGGCCGGCCCGCGATCCTCAAGCGCGGGCTGGGCGAAAAGGCCCTTCAAATGACCTACACGACCAACACCGAGGTCGGCCGCACCATCGATCTGATACCCGTCAACACCTCAATGCGGAACCGCTTCAGCATCAGCGACGACGACGTCGAACAGCTCGCGCGGCACGCCCTCGCCATCGAGAACCACTACGGCCGCCCGATGGACATCGAGTGGGGCAAGGACGGAGTCGACGGCAACCTGTATATCCTGCAGGCGCGCCCCGAAACAGTGCAGTCCCGCCGGGCCTCCGGCAGCCTGAGCCGCTTCCGCCTCAACGGGACCAGCCAGGTGCTGGCCGAGGGCCGCGCCATCGGCCAGCGCATCGGCGCCGGCAAGGTCCGCATCCTCAACGCGATCGACCAGATGGCAACCTTCCAGACCGGCGATGTCCTCGTCGCGGACATGACCGACCCGGACTGGGAACCGATCATGAAGCGTGCGTCCGCCATCGTGACCAACCGCGGCGGACGCACCTGTCACGCAGCCATCATTGCCCGGGAACTCGGGATTCCCGCCGTCGTCGGAACCGGGGATGCTACGCACGTCCTCGCCGACGGCCGGGAAGTGACGGTCTCTTGCGCCGACGGGGAGACCGGCGTGATCTACGAAGGCCTTCTGGACTTCAGCGTCGAGGAAACTGAAGTCACCCACCTGCCGGAGGCCCCGGTCAAGGTCATGATGAATGTGGGCACCCCCGAACAGGCGTTCACCTTCGCGCAGCTGCCCAACCACGGGGTGGGCTTAGCCCGGCTGGAATTCATTATCAACCGCCAAATCGGCATCCACCCCAAGGCCCTCCTGAACCTGGACACCCAGCCGGAGGACGTCGCCGCGGAAATCCGGGAACGGATTGCCGCCTACGACAGCCCGCGCGACTACTACATCAAACGGCTGGCCGAAGGGGTGTCCACGATCGCGGCGGCGTTCGCGCCGGAGCCGGTCATTGTGCGGATGTCCGACTTCAAGTCCAACGAATACGCCAACCTGATTGGCGGGCCCGCGTACGAGCCCCACGAGGAAAACCCGATGCTCGGCTTCCGTGGTGCCTCACGCTATCTGGACCCATCATTCCGGGACTGTTTCGACCTTGAGTGCGAGGCCCTGTCTTTCGTTCGCAATGAAATGGGCCTGACCAACGTCAAGCTCATGATCCCGTTCGTGCGGACCCTCGATGAAGCCCGCGGCGTCATCGCGTTGCTGGCAGAGAACTGGCTTGTCCGTGGCGAGAACGGCCTCGAGGTAATCATGATGTGCGAAATCCCCTCCAACGCGCTGCTGGCAGGCGACTTCCTGGAGTACTTCGACGGATTCTCCATCGGCTCCAACGACATGACGCAGCTCTCCCTGGGCCTGGACCGTGATTCGGCCACTGTCGCGGCCGGGTTCGATGAACGTGATCCTGCCGTCAAGAAGCTCCTGAGCATGGCCATCAAGGCATGCAAGGAACGCGGAAAATACGTGGGCATCTGCGGCCAAGGCCCAAGCGACCACGCGGACTTCGCTGAGTGGCTGGTGTCGGAAGGCATTGATTCCGTCTCCCTAAATCCCGACACCGTAGTGGACACCTGGCTCCGGCTCGCCCGCACGGCCGTCGGCGCCGAAGCGAGCTGA
- a CDS encoding pyruvate, water dikinase regulatory protein, translated as MTKDDRRPVYFLSDSTGITAETLGNTLLTQFPANHFDRITVPFITTAEQARSVVKTIDGVAASGPQPIVFSTAVSSDIRQILATCKGTVVDLIGMHVGQLEHALGTPASGEPGRAHGLGNAARYQARMAAVEYAMEHDDGQSLRALEKAEVILVAPSRCGKTPTTMYLALQHGIFAANFPLVDEDFEREGLPKPLRPFVAKCFGLSSNPLRLSQIRTERRSGSPYASLRQCGFELRSAEQLYISHRIPYLNSATVSVEEMAASILQRMNIKH; from the coding sequence ATGACCAAGGACGATCGTCGACCCGTCTACTTCCTTTCGGACAGTACGGGCATCACCGCGGAAACGCTCGGCAACACCTTGTTGACGCAGTTCCCCGCGAACCATTTTGACCGCATCACGGTCCCCTTCATCACGACAGCCGAACAAGCCAGATCCGTAGTCAAGACCATCGACGGCGTCGCCGCCAGTGGCCCGCAGCCGATTGTCTTTTCGACCGCGGTCAGCAGCGATATCAGGCAGATTCTGGCGACATGCAAGGGGACCGTCGTGGATCTCATTGGGATGCATGTCGGGCAGTTGGAGCACGCACTCGGCACCCCAGCCAGCGGAGAACCGGGGCGGGCACACGGGCTCGGAAACGCGGCGCGTTATCAAGCCCGTATGGCGGCCGTCGAGTACGCCATGGAGCACGACGACGGTCAGAGCCTGCGTGCGCTCGAAAAAGCGGAGGTCATTCTGGTGGCTCCGTCCCGTTGCGGCAAAACGCCCACCACCATGTACCTGGCACTGCAACACGGCATCTTTGCGGCGAACTTCCCGCTGGTGGACGAAGACTTTGAACGCGAAGGGCTCCCCAAGCCCCTCAGACCGTTCGTTGCAAAGTGTTTCGGCCTCTCATCCAACCCCCTGCGCCTGAGCCAGATTCGCACCGAACGCCGCAGTGGCTCACCGTACGCCTCGCTGCGGCAGTGCGGCTTCGAGCTGCGCAGCGCCGAGCAGTTGTACATATCTCATAGGATCCCGTACCTGAATTCGGCCACCGTCTCAGTGGAGGAAATGGCAGCGTCCATCCTGCAACGGATGAATATTAAGCACTGA
- the pntB gene encoding Re/Si-specific NAD(P)(+) transhydrogenase subunit beta: protein MSAATEAAGILSRSLTVSDTVSGPLTADSIAGAAYIVAALLFILSLAGLSKHEKARAGVIYGITGMIIALAATIWLTLQDAWGTGAGLTGLVLLVAAVIVGGAIGLWRARVVEMTGMPELIALLHSFVGLAAVLVGWNGHLEAPDLSPDLTAIHHAEVFIGVFIGAVTFTGSIVAFLKLSARMKSSPLMLPGKNAINLGALAAFIALTVWYVNDSQLWLLIVVTLLALGLGWHLVASIGGGDMPVVVSMLNSYSGWAAAAAGFLLNNDLLIITGALVGSSGAYLSYIMCKAMNRSFISVIAGGFGIAAPAAGDVDHGEHREITAQATADLLTGASSVVITPGYGMAVAQAQYPVAELAHQLREKGVNVRFGIHPVAGRLPGHMNVLLAEAKVPYDIVLEMDEINDDLGDTSVVLVIGANDTVNPSAAEDPGSPIAGMPVLRVWEAENVIVFKRSMAAGYAGVQNPLFFRDNSQMLFGDAKARVEDILKAF, encoded by the coding sequence ATGAGCGCCGCCACCGAAGCAGCAGGAATTCTATCGAGGAGCCTTACCGTGTCTGACACCGTCTCCGGTCCGTTGACCGCCGACTCCATCGCGGGGGCGGCCTACATCGTCGCGGCCCTGCTGTTCATCCTCAGCCTTGCCGGGCTGAGCAAGCACGAGAAAGCTCGCGCCGGGGTCATCTACGGCATCACCGGGATGATCATCGCCCTGGCCGCGACGATCTGGCTGACCCTCCAGGACGCCTGGGGCACCGGCGCCGGCCTCACCGGCCTGGTCCTGCTCGTCGCCGCGGTGATCGTCGGCGGCGCCATCGGGCTCTGGCGCGCCCGCGTGGTCGAAATGACCGGCATGCCCGAACTGATCGCACTGCTGCACAGCTTCGTGGGCCTCGCCGCGGTCCTTGTCGGCTGGAACGGGCACCTCGAAGCCCCGGACCTGTCCCCGGACCTGACAGCGATCCACCACGCGGAGGTGTTCATCGGCGTGTTCATCGGCGCAGTGACCTTCACCGGCTCGATCGTGGCGTTCCTGAAACTCTCCGCCCGGATGAAGTCCTCGCCGCTGATGCTGCCGGGCAAGAACGCGATCAACCTCGGCGCCCTCGCCGCCTTCATCGCCCTGACCGTCTGGTACGTCAACGACTCCCAGCTCTGGCTCCTCATCGTCGTCACCCTCCTCGCCCTCGGGCTGGGCTGGCACCTGGTGGCCTCCATCGGCGGCGGCGACATGCCCGTGGTCGTGTCCATGCTCAACAGCTACTCGGGCTGGGCCGCGGCCGCGGCAGGTTTCCTGCTGAACAACGACCTGCTCATCATCACCGGCGCCCTGGTCGGCTCCTCGGGCGCCTACCTGTCCTACATCATGTGCAAGGCCATGAACCGGTCCTTCATCTCCGTGATCGCCGGCGGCTTCGGCATCGCCGCGCCCGCCGCCGGGGACGTGGACCACGGCGAGCACCGCGAAATCACCGCCCAGGCCACCGCGGACCTGCTCACCGGCGCCTCCAGCGTCGTCATCACCCCCGGCTACGGCATGGCCGTCGCCCAGGCCCAATACCCCGTCGCCGAACTCGCCCACCAGCTCCGCGAGAAGGGTGTGAATGTCAGGTTCGGCATCCACCCTGTCGCCGGACGCCTGCCCGGGCACATGAACGTCCTCCTGGCCGAAGCGAAGGTCCCGTACGACATCGTCCTGGAAATGGACGAAATCAACGACGACCTCGGCGACACCTCCGTAGTCCTCGTCATCGGCGCCAACGACACCGTCAACCCCTCCGCCGCCGAAGACCCCGGCAGCCCCATCGCCGGGATGCCCGTCCTCCGCGTCTGGGAAGCCGAGAACGTCATCGTGTTCAAACGCTCCATGGCCGCCGGCTACGCAGGCGTTCAAAACCCCCTGTTCTTCCGCGACAACTCCCAAATGCTCTTCGGCGACGCCAAAGCCCGCGTCGAAGACATCCTCAAAGCGTTCTGA
- a CDS encoding Re/Si-specific NAD(P)(+) transhydrogenase subunit alpha, which produces MAHIGIVAELGNESRVAATPVTVKQLLELGYDVVVEKGAGESSSFRDDMYAEAGALIVGADEAWGSEVVLRINPPTEDEIGRLADGATLIGMLSPGLRPELVEALAARPITALALDAVPRISRAQSMDVLSSMANIAGYRAVIEAAHEFGRFFTGQVTAAGKVPPAKVLVAGAGVAGLAAIGAASSLGAIVRATDPRPEVADQVKSIGGTYLKVEVAEEMQSSDGYAKATSEAYNARAAEIYSEQAADVDIIITTALIPGRPAPKLLTAEDVAGMKAGSVIVDMAAGQGGNVEGSVAGERIVTDNGVVILGYTDLPARLPAQASQLYGTNMVNLLKLLTKDKDGQLRIDFEDVVQRSVTVVRDGEKTWPPPPVQVSAAPAATTQVPAAESTAPKKKEGLSPAGKAGLFAAGIAVLFGINAVAPAPLPQHFTVLMLSIVVGFYVIGKVHHALHTPLMSVTNAISGIIVVGALLQVTSDNVEMQVLAAVAVLLASINIFGGFAVTRRMLAMFSAGKARS; this is translated from the coding sequence GTGGCACATATTGGCATCGTGGCCGAGCTAGGTAATGAGTCACGGGTGGCAGCGACGCCTGTCACCGTGAAGCAGTTGTTGGAGTTAGGCTACGACGTTGTGGTCGAGAAGGGTGCGGGGGAGTCCTCGTCCTTCAGAGACGACATGTACGCCGAAGCCGGTGCACTGATCGTCGGCGCCGACGAGGCGTGGGGCAGTGAGGTGGTGCTGCGGATCAACCCGCCCACCGAGGATGAGATCGGCCGTCTGGCCGACGGTGCGACGCTGATCGGGATGTTGAGCCCCGGATTGCGGCCGGAACTGGTGGAAGCGCTGGCGGCCCGTCCAATCACAGCGCTGGCGTTGGACGCGGTGCCGCGGATCTCGCGCGCTCAGTCCATGGATGTGCTTAGTTCGATGGCGAACATTGCCGGGTACCGGGCCGTGATCGAGGCGGCCCACGAGTTCGGCCGCTTTTTCACGGGCCAGGTCACCGCGGCGGGCAAGGTCCCGCCGGCGAAGGTCCTGGTGGCCGGCGCCGGTGTGGCTGGTTTGGCCGCGATCGGTGCCGCCAGCAGCCTCGGGGCCATCGTGCGGGCAACGGATCCGCGGCCCGAGGTCGCCGACCAGGTGAAGTCGATCGGCGGGACCTACCTCAAGGTGGAGGTCGCGGAGGAGATGCAGTCCTCGGACGGGTACGCGAAGGCCACCTCTGAGGCGTATAACGCCCGCGCTGCGGAGATTTACTCGGAGCAGGCAGCCGATGTGGACATCATCATCACCACGGCCCTGATCCCGGGGCGTCCGGCGCCGAAGCTGCTCACGGCCGAGGACGTGGCCGGGATGAAGGCTGGCAGCGTGATCGTGGACATGGCTGCCGGGCAGGGCGGGAACGTCGAAGGCTCGGTCGCCGGAGAACGGATAGTTACGGATAACGGTGTGGTGATTCTGGGGTACACAGATCTTCCGGCCCGTTTGCCGGCCCAGGCGTCCCAGCTGTACGGGACAAACATGGTGAACCTGCTCAAGCTCCTGACCAAGGACAAAGACGGGCAGCTGCGGATCGATTTCGAGGATGTGGTCCAGCGCTCCGTGACGGTGGTCCGAGACGGTGAGAAGACCTGGCCCCCGCCCCCGGTCCAGGTCTCAGCCGCACCCGCAGCTACGACCCAGGTCCCGGCCGCCGAAAGCACTGCGCCGAAGAAGAAGGAAGGCCTCAGCCCGGCCGGTAAGGCCGGGCTCTTCGCCGCGGGCATCGCGGTGCTGTTCGGGATCAACGCGGTCGCCCCGGCGCCGCTGCCGCAGCACTTCACGGTGCTGATGCTCTCCATCGTGGTCGGCTTCTACGTCATCGGGAAGGTCCATCACGCCCTGCACACCCCGCTGATGTCCGTCACGAACGCGATCTCGGGGATCATCGTCGTCGGGGCTCTGCTGCAGGTCACCTCCGACAACGTCGAGATGCAGGTGCTCGCCGCCGTCGCGGTCCTGCTGGCCAGCATTAACATTTTCGGCGGCTTCGCCGTCACCCGGCGCATGCTCGCCATGTTCTCGGCCGGGAAGGCACGTTCATGA
- a CDS encoding D-glycerate dehydrogenase: MSRVVVTGRVPETALEKLRTEHEVEAWEGPESIGREELLRRVAGADAVVSLLTERIDAELLDAAGPQLKVVANVAVGYDNIDVPACTERGVVATNTPGVLTEATADIALGLILSTTRRLGEGERLIRSGKDWKWGMFFLLGSSLQGKTLGIVGMGGIGQAAARRAKAFGVEIVYQSRREIDPRVAAELGARRVELDELLAISDIVSLHCPYGPATHHLIGAGQLAAMKESAYLINTARGPIVDEAALAAALREGQIAGAGLDVFEKEPSVHPGLLELENVVLVPHLGSATVETRTAMAMLAADNALAVLSDERPPAPIN; encoded by the coding sequence ATGAGCCGGGTCGTCGTCACGGGACGTGTACCCGAAACCGCACTCGAAAAGCTGCGCACCGAGCACGAAGTCGAGGCCTGGGAGGGTCCGGAGTCGATCGGCCGCGAGGAGCTCCTGCGCCGGGTAGCCGGGGCCGATGCAGTGGTGAGCCTGCTCACCGAACGCATCGACGCCGAGCTGCTCGACGCCGCCGGACCGCAGCTCAAGGTCGTCGCGAACGTCGCCGTCGGCTATGACAACATCGACGTGCCCGCCTGCACCGAACGGGGCGTCGTCGCCACCAACACACCGGGCGTGCTCACGGAGGCCACCGCCGACATCGCGCTCGGCCTCATCCTCTCGACGACCCGCCGGCTCGGCGAGGGGGAACGGCTCATCCGCTCCGGCAAGGACTGGAAATGGGGCATGTTCTTCCTGCTCGGCAGCAGCCTGCAAGGCAAGACCCTCGGCATCGTCGGCATGGGCGGCATCGGCCAGGCGGCCGCACGCCGGGCCAAGGCCTTCGGCGTGGAAATCGTCTACCAGTCACGCCGCGAGATCGATCCAAGGGTCGCCGCCGAGCTGGGCGCCCGGCGGGTGGAGCTTGATGAGTTGCTGGCCATATCCGACATCGTCTCCCTGCACTGCCCCTACGGACCGGCCACCCACCACCTGATCGGTGCCGGGCAACTCGCGGCCATGAAGGAATCGGCATACCTCATCAATACCGCGCGCGGACCGATCGTCGACGAAGCAGCCCTCGCCGCCGCGCTGCGCGAGGGGCAAATCGCGGGTGCCGGGCTCGACGTTTTTGAGAAAGAGCCCAGCGTGCACCCCGGATTGCTCGAACTCGAAAACGTGGTGCTCGTGCCGCACCTCGGTTCCGCCACCGTCGAGACCCGAACCGCGATGGCGATGCTCGCCGCCGACAACGCCCTGGCAGTGCTCAGCGACGAACGACCGCCCGCCCCGATCAATTAG
- a CDS encoding pyridoxal phosphate-dependent aminotransferase, with protein sequence MQQLANRLERLGTETAFSVAQAAAAWKAKGNPVYPFHLGDINIPTAPHIVEAMNRAIADGYTGYCPGPGIPQLREALAEDIGARRGIEFSPDNVVVMTGGKPVITKFLQAVMNPGQEVLYPNPGFPIYESQIEYLGGTAVPYRYLPTSQGFAIDLDQVRASITPNTVAIIYNDLQNPISAESTAAEREAIAQLAQEHDLWVLSDEAYFETRYEGVSNSIVSLPGMAERSVILYTFSKKFAMTGSRLGCAVAPVEIAKILSTLNTNDESCTTHYVQWAGIEALRGTQEPVHQMLDILRGRRDAACELVNDISGMHVAVPQSTFYLFPDVTEAMERMGYTAVGDFASAALYETGVSFCTREHFGRRQPGEDRQYIRLAYSGIDVADIRDGLGRLRKWIETT encoded by the coding sequence ATGCAGCAACTCGCGAACCGGCTCGAACGTCTGGGCACCGAAACTGCCTTTAGCGTCGCCCAAGCCGCGGCCGCTTGGAAGGCGAAGGGGAACCCCGTGTACCCCTTCCATCTCGGCGACATCAACATCCCGACGGCCCCCCATATCGTCGAAGCAATGAACCGGGCCATCGCCGACGGCTACACGGGCTATTGCCCCGGCCCTGGCATCCCGCAGTTGCGTGAAGCCCTAGCCGAAGATATCGGGGCCCGCCGGGGCATCGAGTTCTCCCCAGACAACGTCGTGGTGATGACGGGCGGCAAACCCGTTATCACCAAGTTCCTGCAGGCGGTCATGAACCCCGGCCAGGAAGTGCTCTACCCGAACCCCGGCTTCCCCATCTACGAATCGCAGATCGAGTACCTCGGTGGCACGGCCGTGCCTTACCGCTACCTGCCCACGAGCCAGGGCTTCGCGATCGACCTCGACCAGGTGCGCGCGTCGATCACCCCCAATACTGTCGCAATCATCTACAACGACCTGCAGAACCCCATCTCGGCCGAGTCGACGGCCGCCGAGCGGGAGGCAATCGCACAGCTCGCACAGGAGCACGACCTCTGGGTACTCTCCGACGAGGCATACTTCGAGACGCGCTATGAGGGGGTCTCGAACTCCATCGTGTCGCTTCCCGGCATGGCGGAGCGCAGCGTGATCCTCTACACCTTCAGCAAGAAGTTCGCCATGACCGGATCCCGCCTGGGCTGCGCCGTCGCCCCGGTCGAGATCGCCAAAATCCTCAGCACACTCAACACCAACGATGAGTCGTGCACGACGCACTACGTGCAATGGGCCGGCATCGAAGCGCTCCGTGGCACCCAGGAACCCGTACACCAGATGCTCGACATCCTGCGCGGCCGCCGGGACGCCGCATGCGAACTCGTGAACGACATCTCCGGCATGCACGTCGCCGTCCCACAGTCGACGTTCTACCTATTCCCCGACGTCACCGAGGCCATGGAGCGCATGGGCTACACAGCAGTCGGCGATTTCGCCTCCGCAGCCCTGTACGAAACCGGCGTCTCCTTCTGCACACGTGAACACTTCGGCCGCCGCCAGCCCGGCGAAGACCGCCAGTACATCCGCCTCGCCTACTCGGGCATCGACGTAGCCGACATCCGCGACGGCCTCGGCCGCCTGCGCAAGTGGATCGAGACGACATGA